The following coding sequences are from one Gopherus flavomarginatus isolate rGopFla2 chromosome 21, rGopFla2.mat.asm, whole genome shotgun sequence window:
- the PARK7 gene encoding Parkinson disease protein 7: MASKRALVILAKGAEEMETVIPTDVMRRAGIKVTIAGLTGKDPVQCSRDVFICPDASLEDARKEGPYDVVVLPGGNLGAQNLSESPAVKDILVDQENRKGLIAAICAGPTALMAHGIGFGRKVTTHPLAKDKMMKGEHYKYSENRVEKDGNFLTSRGPGTSFEFGLAIVEILLGKEVADQVKAPLILKD, translated from the exons ATGGCCTCAAAAAGAGCCTTAGTGATTCTTGCTAAAGGAGCAGAGGAGATGGAAACGGTTATCCCCACTGATGTTATGAGAAGGGCTGGA ATCAAGGTGACTATTGCAGGTTTAACAGGAAAAGATCCAGTGCAGTGTAGCCGAGATGTCTTCATTTGTCCTGATGCCAGTCTAGAAGATGCCAGAAAAGAG GGGCCTTATGATGTGGTGGTCCTGCCAGGTGGTAACCTAGGAGCTCAAAATTTGTCAGAG TCTCCTGCTGTGAAAGACATTTTAGTGGACCAGGAGAACAGAAAAGGCCTAATTGCTGCTATTTGTGCAG GTCCCACTGCCCTGATGGCACATGGAATAGGGTTTGGGAGGAAAGTTACAACACACCCTTTGGCCAAAGATAAAATGATGAAAGGAG AACACTACAAGTACTCTGAAAACCGTGTGGAAAAGGATGGGAACTTTCTCACCAGCCGTGGTCCTGGCACCAGCTTTGAGTTTGGCCTGGCTATTGTTGAAATACTGCTGGGGAAGGAAGTGGCTGATCAAGTGAAGGCTCCTCTTATATTGAAAGATTAG
- the ERRFI1 gene encoding ERBB receptor feedback inhibitor 1, with amino-acid sequence MSTAGVAAQEMRGPLKTGFLHNGQGIGSLKTCWSSHNGFEKTFFNVEPIAMPYNLNPSAQQNCTSVGHISNPVPTNGYCFTESCGRVPPQKSSLSPLSPKSEKLSSKHEDLVPSFSKLSVTVGCVSEEMQPHTPTKSGPPQFSSASSNDRSSRPLPPLPIFEGPSPDVDREVEFLTSSETDFLLDDYGLSAFKSSAPSRRSFRGCGQINYAYFDAPAGLKSEDANSTTNLNGCTQTLCPPPQQQHRRLRRSHSGPAGSFNKPVVRLSSHLNRASPNSDEDKPEVPPRVPIPPRALKPDYRRWSAEVASSAYSDEDRPPKVPPREPLSRSNSRTPSPKSLPLYLNGVMPPTQSFAPDPKYVSSKALQRQNSDGSANRVPCILPIIENGKKASSTHYYLLPERPSYLDKYEKLFREAEEISASAEMKSWSGDCTTAAATAKEDSKARMDMVGHVKRKHLSYVVSP; translated from the exons ATGTCAACAGCAGGAGTTGCTGCTCAGGAGATGAGAGGTCCATTAAAGACTGGTTTTCTCCATAATGGCCAAGGCATAGGGAGTCTGAAAACCTGCTGGAGCAGCCACAATGGGTTTGAAAA GACTTTTTTTAACGTGGAACCTATAGCGATGCCATATAATCTGAATCCATCAGCACAGCAAAATTGTACATCTGTTG GGCACATTTCAAACCCTGTACCAACAAATGGCTACTGCTTTACTGAAAGCTGTGGCAGGGTCCCACCTCAGAAATCCAGCCTATCTCCTCTTAGTCCCAAAAGTGAGAAGCTTAGTTCAAAGCATGAAGATCTTGTTCCTAGTTTTAGCAAACTATCAGTAACTGTGGGCTGTGTTTCTGAGGAGATGCAGCCTCATACACCAACGAAGAGTGGGCCACCTCAATTTTCTTCTGCATCTTCCAATGACCGCAGCTCTAGGCCACTACCGCCACTGCCTATTTTTGAAGGCCCCTCTCCGGATGTCGATAGAGAGGTGGAATTCTTAACGAGTTCAGAGACTGACTTTTTGTTAGATGATTATGGACTTTCTGCTTTTAAATCCAGTGCTCCAAGTAGGCGGAGCTTTAGAGGCTGTGGACAGATCAATTATGCCTATTTTGATGCCCCAGCAGGACTGAAATCAGAAGATGCCAACTCTACAACTAACCTAAATGGATGTACACAAACCCTGTGTCCTCCTCCACAACAGCAGCATCGCCGTTTACGCAGGTCTCATTCAGGACCAGCTGGATCATTTAATAAACCAGTAGTGAGGCTATCTAGCCACTTAAATAGGGCTTCTCCCAATTCTGATGAAGACAAACCAGAGGTCCCCCCTAGGGTTCCCATACctcctagggcactcaaaccagATTATAGAAGGTGGTCAGCAGAAGTTGCTTCTAGTGCATACAGTGATGAAGACAGGCCTCCCAAAGTGCCCCCAAGAGAACCTTTATCACGGAGCAATTCCCGTACACCAAGCCCTAAAAGTCTGCCATTGTACCTCAATGGGGTCATGCCCCCCACACAAAGCTTTGCCCCTGATCCTAAGTATGTCAGCAGCAAAGCTCTACAAAGACAAAACAGTGATGGATCTGCAAACAGGGTCCCTTGCATTCTTCCCATTATTGAAAATGGTAAGAAGGCCAGTTCAACACACTACTATCTGCTGCCTGAAAGGCCTTCATATCTGGACAAGTATGAGAAGCTCTTCAGAGAAGCAGAAGAAATCAGTGCAAGCGCAGAAATGAAGTCCTGGTCTGGTGACTGCACCACAGCTGCTGCCACAGCAAAGGAGGACTCAAAAGCTAGAATGGACATGGTTGGTCACGTGAAACGAAAACACCTGTCTTACGTGGTTTCTCCATAG